The following coding sequences lie in one Mesorhizobium sp. DCY119 genomic window:
- a CDS encoding ABC transporter ATP-binding protein, producing MEKLVKLHDRENEYKVLSGGQNPHGEISASAAPLVELKSFCLGFQTSEGFRQVLNDIDISVREGEIVGLVGESGSGKTVTAKYLLGVVADNARVISGEARLFGQDLLTISGRERTALKQYIAYVPQDPMAALNPSFTIGGQMVDFIVWGRSEQSLSRYLRLKCSRSAVASAREHAMHLLDIVHIRDVKRVMGSYPHQLSGGMRQRVLLAIAMSGRPRLLVADEPTTALDATVQKRTVDLIQELVEREKLAGLYITHDLGVARWLCSRSYVMLNGSVVEARPTRELLDAPEHAYTRKLVAAIPRLHDDALIEHKAISPEATPVITVRDLVRNFGSAQAVRGVDFKVARGETFALVGESGSGKTTIAQIIAGNLAPTSGSVDIDLGTTAASGRGGSARPDDRVQMVFQDPGSSLNPRQTIEDIVGLPLKLRGMRDRKERRSKVEQLLAKVSVPTHFLKRKPRSLSGGQKQRIAIARALALEPEILILDEPTSALDVSVQAVVLEFLKDLREREGLTYIVITHNLGVVRAIADRTAVMFNGKIVEMGPTDDVLSRPQSEWTRTLIEAVPSVDAEEEENRKNRPAWKA from the coding sequence ATGGAAAAGCTTGTGAAGCTGCACGATCGTGAAAACGAGTACAAAGTACTGTCAGGGGGTCAAAACCCGCATGGAGAGATTTCGGCATCGGCGGCTCCACTCGTCGAACTGAAGTCCTTTTGCCTTGGATTTCAGACAAGCGAAGGCTTTCGCCAGGTTCTCAACGACATCGATATCAGCGTCAGGGAAGGCGAAATCGTCGGCCTGGTGGGTGAATCAGGCTCGGGCAAGACCGTCACGGCCAAATATCTACTCGGCGTGGTCGCCGACAACGCCCGGGTGATATCGGGCGAGGCCCGCTTGTTCGGGCAGGATCTCCTGACGATTTCCGGTCGTGAGCGGACGGCTCTCAAGCAATACATCGCATACGTGCCGCAGGATCCGATGGCGGCCCTGAACCCGTCCTTCACCATTGGCGGCCAGATGGTCGATTTCATCGTATGGGGACGCTCGGAGCAGAGTCTCAGCCGTTATCTGCGGTTGAAATGCAGCCGATCCGCGGTGGCCTCCGCGCGGGAACATGCAATGCATCTGCTCGATATCGTCCATATCCGCGACGTGAAGCGAGTCATGGGTTCCTATCCCCATCAGCTTTCGGGCGGCATGCGGCAGCGCGTGCTTCTCGCCATCGCAATGAGCGGCCGTCCGCGGCTTCTGGTTGCCGATGAGCCGACCACGGCGCTCGACGCCACCGTCCAGAAGCGAACGGTCGATCTTATTCAGGAACTCGTAGAACGCGAGAAACTGGCCGGTCTCTACATCACACACGACCTCGGCGTAGCGCGCTGGCTCTGCTCCCGAAGCTATGTGATGCTGAATGGCAGCGTCGTGGAAGCGCGGCCGACCCGCGAGCTTCTCGACGCTCCCGAGCATGCTTACACAAGGAAGCTGGTTGCAGCAATTCCGCGCCTGCATGACGACGCCCTGATCGAACACAAGGCGATTTCGCCCGAGGCCACTCCGGTCATAACGGTCCGAGATCTCGTTCGAAACTTCGGATCGGCGCAAGCCGTCCGGGGCGTCGATTTCAAGGTCGCGCGTGGCGAGACATTCGCGCTGGTCGGCGAATCCGGTTCGGGAAAAACGACTATCGCCCAGATCATCGCCGGCAATCTCGCCCCGACGTCGGGCAGCGTCGATATCGATCTCGGCACGACGGCGGCATCAGGACGGGGAGGATCGGCACGCCCGGACGATCGTGTCCAGATGGTTTTCCAGGATCCAGGTTCCTCTCTCAATCCACGGCAGACGATCGAAGATATCGTCGGACTGCCACTGAAGCTGCGTGGAATGCGTGACAGGAAGGAACGCCGGTCAAAGGTCGAGCAACTGCTTGCCAAAGTATCGGTGCCAACGCACTTCCTCAAACGCAAGCCCCGCTCCTTGAGCGGCGGCCAGAAGCAGCGCATCGCCATCGCGCGTGCGCTGGCGCTGGAGCCGGAGATCTTGATCCTCGATGAGCCGACGTCGGCGCTGGACGTTTCCGTTCAGGCCGTCGTCCTGGAATTCCTGAAAGACCTGAGGGAAAGGGAAGGTCTCACTTACATCGTCATCACCCACAATCTCGGCGTCGTGCGCGCCATAGCAGACCGCACGGCGGTGATGTTCAACGGCAAGATAGTCGAAATGGGGCCGACCGACGACGTCCTGTCCCGCCCCCAGAGCGAATGGACGCGGACGCTCATCGAGGCGGTTCCGTCCGTTGATGCCGAAGAGGAAGAAAATCGCAAAAATCGCCCTGCCTGGAAGGCCTGA
- a CDS encoding aspartate/glutamate racemase family protein, producing MKIAVVVPNSTMPADVLDLRRQFLEANASAGTELAMWRNDLGPESIETEAQRDEAAVEIVRNVRARDLTGIHGIIPWCAADPALDSLRQEVSVPVVGPLMASCGIATNIGRRFTIVIPRGDVPMTRQRVQGYGYGSALVKVRQVDRPVLELRTDMNNTIELLTREVELAAREDQADCVVLGCMALFGVASQLKASIPVIDPALAALTTCESWIRMGISNSVHPRAA from the coding sequence ATGAAGATTGCAGTGGTCGTACCCAATTCGACAATGCCCGCAGACGTGCTGGACCTGCGCCGGCAGTTCCTCGAGGCAAACGCATCGGCCGGAACCGAACTGGCCATGTGGCGCAACGATCTCGGCCCTGAAAGCATTGAGACGGAAGCGCAGCGCGACGAAGCCGCCGTCGAGATCGTCAGGAATGTAAGGGCGCGCGATCTCACGGGCATCCATGGCATCATTCCGTGGTGCGCAGCCGATCCGGCGCTGGACAGCCTTCGCCAAGAGGTTTCCGTGCCGGTGGTCGGCCCGCTGATGGCATCGTGCGGGATTGCCACGAACATCGGAAGGCGCTTCACCATCGTCATTCCCCGCGGCGACGTTCCCATGACGCGTCAGCGTGTGCAGGGCTACGGTTATGGGTCTGCGCTCGTGAAGGTCAGGCAGGTGGACCGCCCGGTGCTCGAACTACGCACCGACATGAACAACACGATCGAACTGCTGACGCGCGAAGTGGAACTGGCGGCCCGCGAGGACCAGGCGGACTGCGTCGTTCTGGGATGCATGGCGCTGTTCGGCGTTGCCAGCCAGCTCAAAGCCAGCATTCCGGTCATCGACCCGGCGCTGGCCGCCCTGACGACCTGCGAGAGCTGGATCCGGATGGGTATCTCCAATTCCGTACATCCGCGCGCGGCCTGA